A window of Aquibium oceanicum genomic DNA:
TGTCGGGCGTGGCGTAGCCGATGTTGAGGCCGGACCAGACCGACATCATCGTATCGCCGGACAGGAAACGGCGGCGCATGTTGTCGAGCTGCATGGAGCGCGGGAAGACGCGCAGGCCGAGCTTGCCCCAGTATTCCACGACGAGCTGGGTGACGTCGGATTCCTCGTTGCCGCCGGCAAGCTCGATGATCAGCTCGGCCCGGCGCCCGTCCGGCAGATGGCGCCAGCCGTAGCGGCCGCGCTCCAGCCCGATCTCGTCGAGCAGGGCGTTGGCCCGGTCTGGATCGTAGGCGGCCCAGGCCTGCTCGTATTCGGGCTTGTAGAGCGGCGAACCCGGCAGGACGCAGTTCGCGGCCGGGTTGGCGAGGCCGAAATAGAACTGCTGGTTGATCTCCTCGCGATGGACGGCGAGCGACAGGGCGCGGCGGAACCGAACGTCGTGGAAGAGCGCCCGCCACACCGGATCGTTGACGTTTAGGTTCGGAACGTAGGCGACCTGCGAGCCGGTGCCGTCCTTCCACAGCCTGACGTCGAAATCATGCGCGGCGGCACCCTGCTTCAGGAAGGTGTAGTTGTCGAAGCGCAGATAGCGGGCCTGGAGGTCGCTGTCGCCGCTGCCGGTCTTGGCCGGAATGATGTCGGCGGAGCTGATGCCGAAATAGACCTCGTCGACATAAGGGAGCTGGCGGCCGGACGGGTCGACACGGTGGAAATACGGATTGCGCTTGAAGATGTAGCGCTCTGCCGGCGGCGGCGTGGTGTTCATCCACGGTTCGAGCGTCGGGAGATCGGGATTTTCGGGGCGGTAGGCGCGTGCCTTCACGGTGTGAAGCGCCACCCAGTCGCGCGAATTGTTCTCCGCCACGAGACGTTCGAGGTCCTCCGCCGCGGCATACTTCGCGTGGAACTGCTTCAGGTAGTGCGCCGGCTGGGCGATGTAGTTCGGGCTCGCCCCGGCGAGAGAAGGCAGGAACTGCGGGTTCGGCCTCGGCCAGGTGTAGCGCACCGTCAGGTCGTCGACGACCTCGAAGACCGGCGGCTCGCCGTCCACGAGCATGACCGCCGACACGCCGCCGCGCGACAGCGCCTCGTCGTTCTCGACGTCTTCCCAGGTGTAGCGGAAATCCTCGGCGGTGAAGGGATGTCCGTCCGACCAGCGATGGCCGGGACGCAGGCGGAAGGTGAAGATGCGCCCCTCCTCCACCTGGTAGTCGAGGAGGATGTCGGCCACGAGGTCGAGCTTCTCGTCGAAGCCGACCATGCGCGAATAGCCGTAGATGGTCATCATGCGGATGTCCTTGGCGTCGGACATCAGCATGCTCAGCCGGCCGCCGTGGCGTCCCTCGGCCTTGCCGCGCTGTTCGAAGTCGACGACGCGGGGCACCAGCGGCAGGCGATCGCGCATCGGCGGCATGTCGCCGGCCTCGACCGCGCTCTTCAGGGACGGCGGCTCGTCGGCCGGGGCGGCAACGGCGAGCCTCGGCATGGCGAGGACCCCGGCCGTGCCGAGCAACAGCGCCCGACGGGACATGCGCAGGGTCATGCAGGCACCTTTTCGCGCGCCGGCATGTCGCGGGCGAGCACGAGATGGCCCGGTCCGACCTGGATGAGGGAGAGATCGCGGCCGTCGTCGCCCGCACTGCGGAACTCGGGCGACCACAACTCGCTCGGATCGCAGTGCTCGCCCAGCTGATCGGAGAAATCGAGCTTGCGGTCGAGGCTGGCGCTCGGGACGGCACTGAGCAGCCGTTGCGTATAGGGGTGCATCGGCCGCGCGAACAGCGTCTCGCAATCGGCGATCTCGACGATGCGCCCGCG
This region includes:
- a CDS encoding ABC transporter substrate-binding protein — encoded protein: MSRRALLLGTAGVLAMPRLAVAAPADEPPSLKSAVEAGDMPPMRDRLPLVPRVVDFEQRGKAEGRHGGRLSMLMSDAKDIRMMTIYGYSRMVGFDEKLDLVADILLDYQVEEGRIFTFRLRPGHRWSDGHPFTAEDFRYTWEDVENDEALSRGGVSAVMLVDGEPPVFEVVDDLTVRYTWPRPNPQFLPSLAGASPNYIAQPAHYLKQFHAKYAAAEDLERLVAENNSRDWVALHTVKARAYRPENPDLPTLEPWMNTTPPPAERYIFKRNPYFHRVDPSGRQLPYVDEVYFGISSADIIPAKTGSGDSDLQARYLRFDNYTFLKQGAAAHDFDVRLWKDGTGSQVAYVPNLNVNDPVWRALFHDVRFRRALSLAVHREEINQQFYFGLANPAANCVLPGSPLYKPEYEQAWAAYDPDRANALLDEIGLERGRYGWRHLPDGRRAELIIELAGGNEESDVTQLVVEYWGKLGLRVFPRSMQLDNMRRRFLSGDTMMSVWSGLNIGYATPDMPPEELAPVSSVQGSWPKWGQFLETGGMAGEKIELPEVQRLADLFQQWRVSSDTAERRAIWHQMLSIFTDQVFTIGTINGALQPVVVRNSLRNVPDKGIYAFSPVAYFGVYMPDTFWFDRE